A genomic stretch from Salarias fasciatus chromosome 10, fSalaFa1.1, whole genome shotgun sequence includes:
- the ublcp1 gene encoding ubiquitin-like domain-containing CTD phosphatase 1, with the protein MSVSVIIKWGGQEYSISSLSEEDTVMDLKQSIKTLTGVLPERQKLLGLKVKGKPAEDEVKLGSLKLKPNTKIMMMGTREESLEEVLAPPPENDDVVNDFDIEEDVVEVENREENLAKIARRVKDYKVEEMNPPREGKRLLVLDVDYTLFDHKSCAETGQELMRPYLHEFLTSAYEDYDIVIWSATSMKWIDAKMKELGVTDNPNYKITFMLDSAAMITVHTPKRGVVEVKPLGVIWGKYGDFYNRKNTIMFDDIGRNFLMNPQNGLKIRPFMKAHLNREKDRELYKLAQYLKEIAKLEDFSGLNHKHWEKYLFKRQHH; encoded by the exons ATGTCGGTGTCAGTGATCATAAAGTGGGGAGGTCAGGAGTACTCCATCAGTTCCCTGTCAGAGGAGGACACAGTGATGGACCTCAAGCAGTCCATCAAGACCCTGACTGGGGTGCTGCCCGAAAGACAGAAGCTACTGGGGCTCAAGGTTAAAG GTAAACCTGCAGAGGATGAGGTGAAGCTGGGCTCTCTCAAACTGAAACCGAACACTAAGATCATGATGATGGGCACCAGAGAGGAGAGCCTG GAAGAGGTGTTAGCTCCTCCGCCAGAGAATGACGACGTTGTTAATGACTTTGACATTGAAGAGGACGTTGTCGAAGTGGAAAACAG AGAGGAGAATCTGGCTAAAATAGCCCGCAGAGTGAAAGACTATAAGGTTGAAGAAATGAACCCTCCCAGAGAAGGCAAAAGGCTCCTCGTACTGGATGTCGACTACACGCTGTTCG aTCACAAGTCATGTGCAGAAACTGGACAGGAGCTGATGAGACCGTACCTTCATGAATTTCTGACGTCAGCCTACGAGGACTACGACATTGTCATCTGGT cTGCCACAAGTATGAAGTGGATTGACGCCAAAATGAAA GAGCTGGGGGTGACGGACAACCCTAACTACAAGATTACATTCATGTTGGACAGTGCCGCCATGATCACCGTACACACTCCTAAAAGAGGAGTTGTGGAG GTGAAGCCATTAGGTGTGATTTGGGGAAAGTATGGTGACTTTTACAACAGGAAGAACACCATTATGTTTGACGATATCGGACGAAACTTCCTCATGAACCCACAGAACGGATTAAAG ATCCGGCCTTTCATGAAGGCCCATCTCAACCGAGAGAAGGACAGGGAGCTGTATAAACTGGCACAGTACCTGAAAGAAATCGCCAAGCTTGAGGACTTCAGTGGACTCAACCACAAACACTGGGAGAA GTACCTTTTTAAGAGGCAGCACCACTAA
- the LOC115395988 gene encoding RING finger protein 145, translating into MAVKDRVEAVLNVGLRVPSIMLLDVLYRWDVSSFFQKIQRSSLSNNPLFQYKYLALYLHYVGYILSLVLLTLPRQHLVKLYLYVLTALLLFAGHQVSRDYVRSELESGYEGPVYLEPLSMNRFTTALIGQLVVCTLCSCVMQTKRIWLFSAHLLPLVARLCLVPLETIVFINKFSMIFTGLEVIYFLASNLLVPYNLAKTAYRELAQVVEVYGLLALGMSLWNQLVLPVLFMCFWLLLFALQIYSYFSTRDQPTSRERLLFLFLTSIAECCSTPYSLLGLVFTVSFIALGVLTLCKFYLQGYRAFMNDNTMHRGMTEGITLLILAVQTGLIELQVIHRAFLLSIILFIVVASILQSMLEIADPIVLALGASRDKSLWKHFRAVSLCLFLLIFPAYMAYMICQFFHMDFWLLIIISSSILTSLQVLGTLLIYVLFMVEEFRKAPVENMDEVIYCVNGTYRLLEFLVAVCVVCYGVSETVFGEWSVMGSTIILVHSYYNVWLRAQLGWQSFLLRRDAVNKIKSLPTASNTQLEQYNDICAICYQDMNSAVITPCSHFFHAGCLKKWLYVQETCPLCHSQLKSQSPAAGVNSQETPAANQSPAGQEDAPAAKKEEEDTPSHDGKEEESTEQERDNGPVVSDGEASSSSPSSSSSPSSSSSSSSSSPAVPSEPLNILKPPLPSSSSCSPLLVIDSQQNQSNTDHPSPPSTTPDTSDAPGSPAPLPRPDTPTTSHQPSAPTDPTPAEPEPVSPVESQEPSAASSSQSDQQIPHSEEHPPPPPPLPPPPLPPCCL; encoded by the exons ATGGCAGTGAAGGACCGTGTGGAGGCCGTACTCAATGTGGGTCTGCGTGTTCCCAGCATCATGCTGCTGGATGTGCTGTACCGCTGGGACGTCAGCTCCTTCTTCCAGAAGATCCAGCGCTCCAGTCTCTCCAACAATCCCCTGTTTCAGTATAAATACCTGGCACTCTACCTGCACTACGTAG GTTACATCCTGAGTTTAGTGCTCCTGACTCTGCCTCGTCAACATCTGGTCAAACTCTACCTGTATGTTCTCACggccctgctgctgtttgctggtCACCAAGTCTCAAG ggattATGTTCGCAGTGAACTGGAGTCAGGCTACGAAGGACCCGTCTACCTGGAGCCGCTCTCCATGAACAGATTCACCACCGCACTGATAG GTCAGCTGGTGGTGTGTACTCTGTGTTCCTGTGTGATGCAGACCAAGAGGATTTGGCTTTTCTCCGCTCATCTGCTCCCTCTGGTGGCCAGACTGTGTCTGGTCCCTCTGGAGACCATCGTCTTCATCAACAAGTTTTCCATGATCTTCACGGGATTAGAGGTCATTTACTTTCTGGCCTCTAACCTGCTGGTACCATATAACCTGGCCAAGACCGCATACCGAGAGCTGGCTCAG GTGGTGGAGGTGTATGGCCTGCTCGCTTTGGGGATGTCTCTGTGGAACCAGCTGGTCCTTCCGGTCCTCTTCATGtgtttctggctgctgctgttcgCTCTGCAGATCTATTCCTACTTTAGCACCAGAGACCAGCCGACCTCACGGGAGAGGCTGCTTTTCCTATTTCTCACCAG TATTGCAGAATGCTGCAGTACTCCCTACTCTCTGCTGGGCCTGGTTTTCACCGTCTCCTTCATCGCACTGGGAGTTCTCACTCTGTGCAAGTTCTACCTGCAAGGCTACCGAGCCTTCATGAACGATAACACCATGCACAG AGGGATGACAGAAGGCATCACCCTCCTGATCCTTGCTGTTCAGACCGGCCTCATCGAGCTGCAGGTCATCCACCgagccttcctcctctccatcatcCTCTTCATCGTCGTTGCTTCTATTCTTCAGTCCATGCTGGAGATCGCTGACCCCATAGTCCTTGCTCTGGGAGCATCTAGGGACAA GAGTTTGTGGAAGCATTTCCGCGCGGTGTCTTTGTGTCTATTCCTGCTGATCTTCCCTGCATACATGGCTTATATGATCTGCCAGTTCTTCCACATGGACTTCTGGCTTCTGATCATTATCTCGTCTTCAATCCTCACCTCGCTGCAG GTTCTTGGCACTCTGCTGATCTACGTTCTGTTCATGGTGGAGGAGTTCCGTAAAGCTCCGGTGGAAAACATGGACGAGGTTATCTACTGTGTCAATGGAACTTACAGATTGCTGGAGTTTCTG GTCgccgtgtgtgtggtgtgctaCGGCGTGTCGGAGACCGTGTTCGGCGAGTGGAGCGTGATGGGCAGCACCATCATCCTGGTCCACTCGTACTACAACGTCTGGCTCAGAGCTCAGCTGGGCTGGCAGAGCTTCCTGCTCAGGAGAGACGCTGTAAACAAGATCAAAAGCCTTCCCACGGCCAGCAACACACAGCTGGAGCAGTACAACGACATCTGCGCCATCTGCTATCAG GACATGAACAGTGCCGTGATCACTCCGTGCAGTCACTTCTTCCACGCTGGCTGTCTGAAGAAGTGGCTGTACGTCCAGGAGACGTGCCCTCTCTGCCACTCGCAGCTCAAGAGCCAATCGCCAGCCGCCGGTGTCAACAGCCAGGAGACaccggcagccaatcagagccctGCAGGACAGGAAGACGCTCCAGCTGccaagaaggaagaggaggacactCCTTCACACGACGGGAAAGAGGAGGAATcaacagagcaggagagagataATGGACCTGTGGTGTCGGACGGcgaagcctcctcctcctccccctcctcctcctcctccccctcctcctcctcctcctcctcctcctccagccccgccgtgccCTCTGAACCCCTCAACATCCTCAAACCTCCAttaccctcctcctcctcctgttctcctctgcTTGTGATTGATTCTCAGCAGAACCAGTCAAACACTGATCAtccatctccaccctccaccaccccGGACACGTCGGACGCGCCTGGCTCTCCTGCACCCCTCCCCCGCCCAGACACCCCCACGACCTCTCATCAGCCGTCTGCCCCGACAGACCCGACCCCCGCCGAACCGGAGCCCGTCTCTCCAGTGGAGAGCCAGGAGCCGTCTGCTGCCTCATCGTCTCAGTCAGACCAACAGATTCCTCATTCTGAggaacaccctcctcctcctcctcctcttcctcctcctcctcttcctccatgctGCCTCTGA